In one window of Acidobacteriota bacterium DNA:
- a CDS encoding P1 family peptidase — MSSDSHSSGSPAYEGGLTDIEGIRVGHAVDPRRPTGVTVVLPEREVMAGVDIRGSAPGTRETALLDPVRSVKRIHALVLSGGSAFGLDAASGVVRYLEQRGVGYETPVARVPIVPSAILFDLALGDASVRPGPELGRQACRNAAAGPVPEGNAGAGAGATVGKILGHERAMKGGLGSAAIRTGPLVVAALVAVNSVGDVLDPETGRILAGARGAGGRGFADTMAVLKERGLPKRRSGEGENTTLGVVATNAEFDKASLTKIAQMAHDGLARTVRPVHMPSDGDTVFALSTESVRGQELGLVGALAAQVTARAVVRAVLHAEPLPGYPCASDYL; from the coding sequence ATGAGCAGTGATTCGCATTCATCAGGGTCCCCCGCCTACGAGGGGGGCCTCACGGACATCGAAGGAATTCGTGTCGGGCACGCCGTAGACCCGCGGCGGCCCACGGGAGTCACGGTCGTCCTCCCGGAACGGGAAGTGATGGCCGGAGTGGACATTCGCGGCTCCGCTCCCGGCACTCGCGAAACGGCCCTGCTGGATCCGGTGCGCTCCGTGAAGCGCATCCACGCCCTGGTGCTCTCCGGCGGCAGCGCCTTCGGTCTGGACGCGGCCTCCGGAGTGGTCCGGTACCTGGAGCAACGGGGGGTGGGGTACGAAACGCCGGTGGCCAGGGTCCCCATCGTGCCGTCGGCCATCCTCTTCGACCTGGCGCTGGGAGACGCATCCGTCCGCCCGGGTCCCGAATTGGGACGCCAAGCCTGCCGGAACGCCGCGGCCGGACCGGTCCCCGAGGGCAACGCCGGCGCGGGAGCCGGGGCTACCGTAGGCAAAATACTGGGTCACGAACGCGCCATGAAAGGCGGCCTGGGTTCGGCGGCCATCCGGACCGGACCCCTCGTGGTGGCGGCCCTGGTGGCGGTCAACTCGGTGGGTGACGTCCTCGATCCGGAGACCGGCAGAATCCTTGCCGGTGCCCGCGGCGCCGGCGGGAGAGGATTCGCCGACACCATGGCGGTCCTGAAGGAACGGGGACTTCCAAAGCGCCGCTCCGGCGAGGGCGAGAACACGACCTTGGGCGTGGTCGCCACCAACGCCGAGTTCGACAAGGCGTCGCTGACCAAGATTGCCCAGATGGCCCACGACGGACTGGCCCGGACCGTCCGGCCGGTGCACATGCCGTCGGACGGTGATACCGTCTTCGCCCTCTCAACCGAATCGGTGCGAGGGCAGGAACTGGGTCTGGTGGGGGCACTGGCCGCCCAGGTCACCGCCAGGGCCGTGGTCCGCGCCGTCCTCCACGCGGAGCCGCTTCCCGGGTACCCTTGCGCGTCGGACTACCTGTAG
- a CDS encoding HigA family addiction module antitoxin, translated as MSFRNGMRPVHPGEILRDELDALGMSANALSKALDVPVNRITAILNRQRGVTANTALRLARYFGTIPQVWLNLQKTWELRREEIESGRRIAERVQPR; from the coding sequence ATGAGCTTCAGGAATGGGATGAGACCGGTGCACCCGGGAGAGATCTTACGGGATGAACTGGATGCGCTTGGGATGTCGGCCAATGCGCTGTCGAAGGCATTGGATGTGCCCGTGAATCGAATTACGGCGATCCTGAATAGGCAGCGGGGTGTAACGGCCAATACGGCATTGCGTTTGGCGCGTTATTTCGGGACAATCCCGCAGGTGTGGCTGAACCTGCAAAAGACCTGGGAGCTGCGGCGGGAAGAAATCGAGTCTGGCCGCCGGATTGCCGAGCGTGTCCAGCCCCGGTAA